Proteins encoded by one window of Kribbella italica:
- a CDS encoding BTAD domain-containing putative transcriptional regulator translates to MDVVVDGQSVGVPRGRVAALLAVLSLSPGRRIAATTLAERVWGEQLPADVAASVHTGVSRLRGVLGHEAISTSTGGYMLDVEACAVDVMRFVQLLDLAGRCQQPEKERELLLEALALWRGTPFELTPSEWLIQSQQVSLIERRLVAVERLADLEVAAGRAAAVVPQLRDLVGDHPLRESSWTRLLVALDGAGRPVEALSAYESMRAGIARELGVDPGPESQRMYADLLAGVRLCGSVPAGAQVPTAQQLPAEVEDFAGRRTVCRRLHELLEQFEQRPDGVTLIAIHGPGGVGKTALAVHWAWRVRDRFPGGQLYIDLRGHSPGDPMDPAAALELMLRGLGVPGEQVPEGVDARGALLRTTLAARRVLIVLDNARDSDHVRPLLPGAGCVVIVTSRSQLRGLAAREHAHRIGLDVLPAKVAQLFLAGRLKRQEVAVDNELLARLAELCGHLPLALTVAAECAGRHPDSPLAELVAQLQDEQQRLDVLDSGEDLPTSLRAVMSWSYHALDADAARLFRLLALHPGADIAPPVAAALAGLSQRETTRLLDRLAETHLIGSPRFRSYTMHDLVRLYAAEQGAVDDPADQRDAAVRRLYRWYARSAIRAGVAVWGSQAGGDLEPGSGTEALSFADDQAAMAWFCAEQHTLLALINGAGRLGLDEDLVRLSRALSVYVDLSRAPVDVRSLQQSALAAARTLGDSRSAAHLLILLGRTHHRLAEPGPALRCFESARTLHNALADGSGESAALGNLGIVRWQLGKHDRAIGDLECSIEVARRHGSNDRAAAALHTLSSVYVDVGRLADAESAATEAVRLWRGTGLTLREHIVLDSLGSIRFARGDRGSAIDCYERALRVFRETGSHWWIAQTLRNLGRVQRIEDQPSARAVVEEALRVLDETGSADCPQLSRAELHGLLDELADDAP, encoded by the coding sequence GTGGACGTTGTCGTCGACGGGCAGTCTGTCGGTGTGCCCCGTGGGCGGGTCGCGGCTCTGCTCGCCGTGCTGTCCTTGTCGCCGGGCCGGCGGATCGCCGCCACGACGCTGGCCGAGCGGGTCTGGGGAGAGCAACTGCCGGCGGATGTCGCGGCCAGCGTGCACACCGGGGTGTCACGGCTGCGTGGAGTCCTGGGCCACGAGGCGATCAGTACGTCGACGGGCGGCTACATGCTCGACGTGGAGGCCTGCGCCGTCGATGTGATGCGTTTCGTCCAGTTGCTCGACCTGGCCGGGCGGTGTCAGCAGCCGGAGAAGGAGCGGGAGTTGCTTCTCGAAGCGCTGGCCCTGTGGCGCGGTACGCCGTTCGAGCTGACGCCGTCCGAGTGGCTGATCCAGTCGCAGCAGGTCTCGCTGATCGAACGCCGGCTGGTGGCGGTCGAGCGGCTGGCCGACCTGGAAGTGGCCGCCGGCCGGGCGGCCGCCGTCGTCCCGCAGCTCCGTGATCTCGTGGGTGACCATCCGCTGCGCGAGTCGTCGTGGACGCGGCTGCTCGTCGCACTGGACGGAGCCGGGCGCCCGGTCGAGGCGCTGTCGGCGTACGAGTCGATGCGGGCGGGGATCGCGCGGGAGCTGGGGGTTGATCCTGGCCCGGAGTCGCAGCGCATGTACGCCGATCTGCTGGCCGGTGTCCGGTTGTGCGGCTCGGTGCCGGCGGGTGCTCAGGTGCCGACCGCACAGCAACTGCCGGCCGAGGTCGAGGACTTCGCCGGCCGGCGTACCGTGTGCCGCCGGCTCCACGAGCTGCTCGAACAGTTCGAGCAACGGCCGGACGGTGTCACACTGATCGCGATTCACGGTCCGGGTGGGGTCGGCAAGACCGCGCTGGCCGTGCACTGGGCCTGGCGGGTCCGGGACCGGTTCCCGGGCGGCCAGCTGTACATCGACCTCCGCGGTCACAGCCCCGGCGACCCGATGGACCCGGCGGCGGCGCTGGAGCTGATGTTGCGCGGGCTCGGCGTACCCGGTGAGCAGGTGCCCGAGGGAGTCGACGCGCGCGGCGCCTTGCTGCGTACGACGCTCGCCGCGCGACGGGTGCTCATCGTCCTGGACAACGCCCGCGACTCGGACCACGTTCGGCCGTTGCTGCCCGGCGCGGGCTGCGTCGTGATCGTGACCAGCCGCAGCCAGTTGCGCGGGCTCGCGGCCCGCGAGCATGCCCACCGGATCGGACTCGACGTACTGCCCGCCAAGGTCGCGCAACTGTTCCTCGCCGGGCGGCTGAAGCGACAGGAAGTTGCCGTGGACAACGAGTTGCTGGCGAGGCTGGCCGAGCTGTGCGGACACCTGCCGTTGGCGCTCACGGTCGCGGCCGAGTGCGCTGGACGGCACCCGGACAGCCCGCTCGCCGAACTGGTCGCGCAACTCCAGGACGAGCAGCAGCGCCTCGACGTACTGGACAGTGGTGAGGACCTGCCGACCAGTCTCCGCGCCGTCATGTCGTGGTCGTACCATGCGCTGGATGCCGACGCCGCCCGGCTGTTCCGGCTGCTCGCCCTCCATCCTGGTGCGGACATCGCGCCGCCAGTGGCCGCGGCGCTGGCCGGGCTGAGCCAACGGGAGACCACCCGGCTGCTCGACCGGCTGGCCGAGACGCATCTGATCGGATCGCCGCGGTTCCGCTCCTACACGATGCATGACCTGGTCCGTCTGTACGCCGCGGAACAGGGTGCCGTCGACGATCCGGCTGACCAGCGTGACGCCGCCGTACGACGCCTGTACCGGTGGTACGCCCGGTCGGCGATCCGTGCCGGCGTTGCGGTGTGGGGGAGCCAGGCCGGGGGCGACCTGGAGCCGGGCTCCGGCACCGAGGCGCTGAGCTTCGCCGACGACCAGGCGGCCATGGCGTGGTTCTGCGCCGAGCAGCACACGTTGCTTGCCCTGATCAACGGTGCAGGCCGGCTCGGTCTCGACGAAGACCTGGTCCGGCTGAGCCGTGCGCTGTCGGTCTATGTCGACCTCAGCCGTGCTCCCGTCGACGTCAGATCGCTGCAACAGTCCGCGCTGGCGGCCGCTCGGACTCTCGGTGACTCGCGCTCCGCCGCGCATCTACTGATCCTGCTCGGCCGCACCCATCATCGGCTCGCGGAGCCCGGCCCTGCCCTGCGCTGCTTCGAGTCGGCCCGCACCCTCCACAACGCGCTGGCCGACGGTTCGGGTGAGTCTGCCGCGCTCGGCAACCTGGGCATCGTCCGGTGGCAGCTCGGCAAGCACGACCGCGCGATCGGCGACCTCGAGTGCTCGATCGAGGTCGCCCGCCGGCACGGCTCGAACGATCGTGCCGCCGCGGCCCTGCACACACTCTCCTCGGTGTACGTCGATGTCGGCCGGCTCGCGGACGCGGAGTCGGCCGCCACCGAAGCGGTGCGGCTGTGGCGGGGGACCGGCCTGACCTTGCGGGAGCACATCGTGCTGGACAGCCTCGGGTCGATCCGCTTCGCCCGGGGCGATCGGGGCAGCGCGATCGACTGCTACGAGCGGGCGCTGCGCGTCTTCCGGGAGACGGGCAGCCACTGGTGGATCGCGCAGACGCTGCGCAATCTCGGCCGGGTCCAGCGGATCGAGGATCAGCCGAGTGCTCGCGCCGTCGTCGAGGAGGCGCTCAGAGTCCTTGACGAGACCGGATCGGCGGACTGTCCACAACTGTCGAGGGCTGAGCTGCACGGCCTGCTCGACGAGTTGGCGGACGACGCACCCTGA
- a CDS encoding RICIN domain-containing protein produces MSKLRALVGSIVMASALTVPIASAQAMSPADGHREAGAQVTADPIETYKNRHTGQRLDDNLATGNVRTMPTLDANQQKWRVRTWRDKTVRLQNVHTGKCVADGGRGRAVPQTCNSSEAQSWEVIQAGSGYIKFRNEAYGYCLHDTYANDLQLKPCAATTSQHWN; encoded by the coding sequence ATGTCGAAGCTACGCGCCCTCGTAGGGTCCATCGTCATGGCGTCCGCCCTGACGGTGCCGATCGCGAGCGCCCAGGCCATGTCCCCGGCCGACGGTCACCGTGAGGCCGGAGCGCAGGTCACCGCGGATCCCATCGAAACCTACAAGAACCGGCACACCGGCCAGCGCCTCGACGACAACCTTGCCACCGGCAACGTCCGCACCATGCCGACCCTCGACGCGAACCAGCAGAAGTGGCGGGTCCGAACCTGGAGGGACAAGACGGTGCGGTTGCAGAACGTCCACACCGGCAAGTGCGTCGCCGACGGTGGCCGAGGACGCGCCGTGCCGCAGACCTGCAACAGCTCAGAAGCGCAGAGCTGGGAAGTCATCCAGGCCGGCAGCGGCTACATCAAGTTCAGGAACGAGGCCTACGGCTACTGCCTGCACGACACCTACGCGAACGACCTGCAGCTGAAGCCCTGCGCCGCGACGACGTCGCAGCACTGGAACTAG
- a CDS encoding HutD family protein, with protein sequence MAATENEGWERMRLQRASEQHRVAWRNGAGLTTELAGDPPGGGSAAEFAWRVSLAEVTEDCDFSLFPDVDRTIVLVEGEALSLELQGIEHILTPYEPFRFDGAIEVRCRVAGPTRDLNVMTRRGQAHATVAVEHLVPGQAPLALPKADPLVLVCLAGSVTLRATNASVALTVGDVAELDEPVHAMGNGRVAVVRIGTGGSSEIGPGAEGA encoded by the coding sequence ATGGCGGCAACCGAAAACGAGGGTTGGGAACGAATGCGCTTGCAGCGGGCCTCCGAGCAGCACCGGGTCGCGTGGCGCAACGGCGCCGGCCTGACGACCGAACTGGCCGGCGATCCACCGGGTGGCGGTTCCGCGGCGGAGTTCGCCTGGCGCGTGAGCCTGGCCGAGGTCACCGAGGACTGCGACTTCTCACTCTTCCCGGACGTCGACCGGACGATCGTCCTGGTCGAAGGTGAGGCGTTGTCCCTTGAGCTGCAAGGGATTGAGCACATCCTCACGCCGTACGAACCCTTCCGCTTCGACGGCGCCATCGAGGTTCGGTGCCGCGTGGCGGGCCCGACGCGCGATCTCAATGTGATGACCAGGCGCGGCCAGGCACATGCCACCGTGGCGGTCGAGCATCTGGTACCCGGCCAAGCCCCACTCGCGCTCCCCAAGGCAGACCCTCTGGTGCTCGTCTGCCTGGCCGGATCCGTCACCCTCCGGGCCACGAACGCCTCCGTGGCGTTGACCGTTGGCGACGTCGCCGAGCTCGACGAGCCAGTGCATGCCATGGGCAACGGTCGCGTCGCCGTCGTTCGGATCGGAACCGGGGGCTCGAGCGAGATCGGTCCGGGGGCCGAGGGGGCCTAG
- a CDS encoding MarR family winged helix-turn-helix transcriptional regulator encodes MTDSGAPKDGERRDEATDLGVLAGRLLFSVQGELFRRLHQEGYDDLAPRHGAVLAYLRVDGIRATELARLSGQHKQVVGKNVDELEALGYVERRPDPADRRAKLLVPTPRGRAEMDTADAIMAEIGDRHRQSLGPKAYDRFLADFRAVVENQRSH; translated from the coding sequence GTGACCGACAGCGGTGCGCCGAAGGACGGCGAACGCCGCGACGAGGCAACCGACCTGGGCGTTCTCGCCGGCCGGTTGCTGTTCTCGGTCCAGGGCGAGCTCTTCCGGCGGCTCCACCAGGAAGGCTACGACGACCTCGCGCCCCGGCACGGCGCCGTACTGGCCTACCTGCGCGTCGACGGCATCCGCGCGACCGAGCTCGCCCGCCTGTCCGGCCAGCACAAACAGGTCGTCGGCAAGAACGTCGACGAGCTCGAAGCCCTCGGCTACGTCGAACGCCGTCCCGACCCGGCCGACCGCCGCGCCAAGCTCCTGGTCCCCACCCCCCGCGGCCGCGCCGAGATGGACACCGCCGACGCGATCATGGCCGAGATCGGCGACCGCCACCGCCAGTCCCTGGGCCCGAAGGCGTACGACCGCTTCCTCGCCGACTTCCGCGCCGTCGTCGAGAACCAGCGCTCCCACTGA
- a CDS encoding class I SAM-dependent methyltransferase, translating to MSPALQTTLAAVGRFCDAHPWSHNDAYAALVLHHARRVRAAGGTEALDVGCGTGNLVRRLAGVFPAVTGIERDVPTAELARRTTANFANVRILTQPFDETHQDRYDLITFVAVLHHLPLQATLEKARDLLRPGGRLVVVGVSRESPADLPWSIASLILNPIVGAVVHPRRSTTTPPQMTAPTATPEESFEEIARTAEGILPGVRLRRALFWRYTLTWTAPPT from the coding sequence ATGTCTCCCGCGCTCCAGACAACCTTGGCCGCTGTGGGTCGCTTCTGTGACGCCCATCCTTGGTCCCACAACGACGCCTATGCCGCGCTCGTCCTCCACCATGCGCGTCGGGTCCGCGCGGCCGGTGGGACGGAGGCCCTGGACGTCGGCTGCGGGACAGGGAACCTCGTACGCCGGCTCGCGGGCGTCTTTCCCGCGGTCACCGGGATCGAGCGCGATGTCCCGACCGCGGAGCTGGCTCGGCGTACGACGGCGAACTTCGCCAACGTCCGCATCCTGACCCAGCCGTTCGACGAGACGCACCAGGACCGCTACGACCTCATCACCTTCGTGGCGGTGCTGCATCATCTGCCGTTGCAGGCCACGCTCGAGAAGGCGCGCGACCTGCTGCGCCCCGGTGGTCGACTCGTCGTGGTCGGCGTCAGCCGGGAATCGCCCGCGGACCTTCCCTGGTCGATCGCCTCGCTGATCCTGAACCCGATCGTCGGTGCTGTCGTCCACCCACGACGATCGACCACCACCCCACCGCAGATGACCGCGCCGACCGCCACGCCCGAGGAATCGTTCGAGGAGATCGCCCGCACCGCGGAAGGCATCCTGCCCGGCGTACGGCTGAGACGAGCCCTGTTCTGGCGCTACACCTTGACCTGGACCGCCCCGCCGACCTGA
- a CDS encoding VOC family protein produces MEQVLSRQEASDAVQDAGWRFLLGALRTSVPVGSLARAIGLAADAVAVCGDDADQHLRADARPDRVVLTLQSVEHAAVTTLDVELALRISAVADRAGLATDPEIGTEAPHSVQILEIAIDALDIAGIREFWKAVLGYAGEAGAEGPKDPLVDPVGQGPALWFQQMDQARPQRNRIHFDICVPHDEAPRRVEAALAAGGHLVSATRAPAFWVLADQEGNEACVTTWQGRDG; encoded by the coding sequence ATGGAACAGGTCTTGAGTCGGCAGGAAGCGTCGGACGCGGTCCAGGACGCCGGGTGGCGCTTCTTGCTGGGCGCCTTGCGGACGTCGGTCCCGGTCGGGTCGCTGGCTCGGGCGATCGGCCTGGCAGCGGACGCTGTCGCGGTGTGCGGCGACGACGCCGACCAGCACCTTCGGGCCGACGCCCGCCCCGATCGGGTCGTGCTCACGCTGCAGTCGGTGGAGCACGCGGCGGTGACCACGCTGGATGTCGAGCTCGCGCTGCGGATCTCGGCCGTCGCGGACCGGGCCGGGCTGGCGACGGACCCCGAGATCGGAACTGAGGCACCCCACTCCGTTCAGATCCTGGAGATCGCGATCGATGCGCTGGACATCGCCGGGATCCGGGAGTTCTGGAAGGCGGTGCTGGGCTACGCCGGCGAGGCGGGTGCCGAGGGACCGAAGGATCCACTCGTCGACCCGGTCGGGCAGGGTCCGGCCCTCTGGTTCCAGCAGATGGACCAGGCCCGCCCGCAACGCAATCGGATCCACTTCGACATCTGTGTTCCGCACGACGAAGCACCCCGGCGCGTCGAGGCCGCACTGGCGGCCGGCGGCCACCTGGTGTCCGCGACGCGCGCCCCCGCGTTCTGGGTGCTGGCCGACCAGGAGGGGAACGAAGCCTGCGTCACCACCTGGCAGGGACGCGACGGCTGA
- a CDS encoding SDR family oxidoreductase, with protein MHVFVTGGTGLIGSAAVAELLGNGHTVLALVRSDASALAAEKAGAEPLRGGLGDLDVLRAGAARTDGVIHLAFSNDFSSPEALTRAVEDESAAIAALGEELVGSDRPLVVVSGTPAVPDRASVETDGAVTDGPVGGRGRAVVAALDLAARGVRSSAVRMPRTVHNQGDGGFAGLMTQIARQTGVSGYPGDGTQRWPAVHALDAATLLRLALENAPAGTSWHAVADEGDAVRDIATVIGRRLGLPVKPVPEETFGPIGPIFAMDQPSSSAHTQQALDWHPTHPSLLEDLENLQP; from the coding sequence ATGCACGTCTTCGTCACCGGCGGCACCGGCCTGATCGGTTCCGCCGCCGTCGCCGAGCTGCTCGGCAACGGCCACACCGTGCTCGCGCTCGTCCGCTCCGACGCCTCCGCGCTGGCCGCCGAGAAGGCCGGCGCCGAGCCGCTGCGTGGCGGCCTCGGCGACCTCGACGTCCTCCGCGCCGGCGCCGCGCGGACCGACGGAGTGATCCACCTCGCGTTCAGCAACGACTTCAGCAGCCCCGAGGCTCTCACCCGTGCGGTCGAGGATGAGAGCGCCGCCATCGCGGCACTGGGCGAGGAGCTGGTCGGCAGCGATCGTCCGCTGGTCGTCGTCTCGGGCACTCCCGCCGTACCGGATCGCGCCTCCGTCGAGACCGACGGGGCGGTGACCGACGGCCCGGTCGGCGGTCGCGGTCGCGCGGTCGTCGCGGCCCTCGACCTGGCCGCGCGAGGCGTCCGAAGCTCGGCGGTCCGCATGCCGCGAACCGTCCACAACCAAGGCGACGGCGGCTTCGCGGGCCTGATGACCCAGATCGCCCGCCAGACAGGCGTTTCGGGCTACCCGGGCGACGGCACGCAGCGCTGGCCGGCCGTGCACGCACTCGACGCCGCCACCCTCCTGCGCCTGGCACTGGAGAACGCACCGGCCGGGACCTCCTGGCACGCCGTCGCCGACGAAGGCGACGCCGTCCGCGACATCGCCACGGTGATCGGCCGGCGACTGGGCCTGCCGGTCAAGCCGGTCCCCGAGGAGACCTTCGGCCCGATCGGCCCGATCTTCGCGATGGACCAGCCGTCCTCCAGCGCCCACACCCAGCAGGCCCTCGACTGGCACCCCACCCACCCCAGCCTGCTCGAGGACCTGGAGAACCTCCAGCCCTGA
- a CDS encoding TetR/AcrR family transcriptional regulator, which yields MARWEPGARERLVVAALDLFTEQGYDTTTVAQIAERAGVTKSTFFRYFPDKRDLLVAGQEALSRLLTEGIADAPEGATPLAAVAAGLERASGAMGPLNRDLGPRLKAAIAASTELQERDALKSVGLAAAMTTALIARGVPDPIAHLAGEFGVLAFKQGYAEWSEADHETGDDLAPYTLAALESLRAATGSLG from the coding sequence ATGGCGAGATGGGAACCAGGGGCACGCGAGCGGCTTGTCGTCGCGGCTCTCGACCTGTTCACCGAGCAGGGGTACGACACCACGACCGTCGCCCAGATCGCCGAGCGCGCCGGGGTCACCAAGAGCACCTTCTTCCGGTACTTCCCCGACAAGCGCGACCTGCTGGTGGCCGGGCAGGAGGCCCTGAGCCGGCTGCTGACCGAAGGCATCGCCGACGCGCCCGAAGGCGCCACCCCGCTGGCCGCCGTCGCGGCCGGGCTCGAGCGCGCGTCGGGCGCGATGGGCCCGCTGAACCGCGACCTCGGCCCGCGCTTGAAGGCGGCCATCGCCGCGAGCACCGAGCTCCAGGAACGCGACGCGCTCAAGAGCGTCGGGCTCGCTGCCGCGATGACCACCGCCCTGATCGCCCGCGGCGTGCCTGACCCGATCGCGCACCTGGCCGGCGAGTTCGGGGTACTCGCCTTCAAGCAGGGGTACGCCGAGTGGTCCGAGGCCGATCACGAGACCGGCGACGACCTGGCGCCGTACACGCTGGCCGCCCTCGAATCACTCCGGGCGGCGACGGGTTCACTGGGCTGA